In one Silene latifolia isolate original U9 population chromosome 10, ASM4854445v1, whole genome shotgun sequence genomic region, the following are encoded:
- the LOC141605380 gene encoding gibberellin 20 oxidase 2-like: protein MDTQTSVLTNLVTPWEYKAKKEQKSDPNLPNVPKSFIWSGDDNIGQEKPKLDAPVIDLAGFINGDESATKNAADLFKAACSNHGFFQVVNHGIDPKLLDEAYKKAGHFFRRPTSEKACCLKKRGSMWGLALAHSDRFTSNLPWKETLSFPYHANDSNNMVLNYFTSTMGTEFEQTGVVYQKYCEEMHKLSLVIMELMAISLGVDRTYYTDFFEDARSIMRMNYYPPCEEPHLVLGTGPHCDPTSLTVLFQDDVGGLEVFVDDKWQSVEPRADALVINIGDTLMAMTNGIYKSCLHRAVVNDNVERVSMAFFLCPREDKLIQPPNQISEPRKYPNFSWSDVIQFTQNHYRADTNTLQCFTKWKLDTLASNNPTTNHIAAA from the exons ATGGATACTCAAACCTCCGTCCTCACAAATTTGGTCACCCCATGGGAATACAAAgcaaaaaaagaacaaaaatcgGACCCGAACCTACCAAATGTGCCTAAAAGTTTCATTTGGTCCGGTGACGACAACATCGGCCAAGAAAAACCAAAATTGGATGCTCCCGTGATTGACCTAGCCGGGTTCATTAACGGGGATGAATCAGCCACCAAAAATGCGGCCGATCTTTTTAAGGCCGCATGCTCGAACCACGGTTTTTTCCAAGTTGTTAACCATGGAATTGACCCAAAACTCCTCGACGAGGCGTACAAAAAGGCTGGTCACTTTTTTAGGCGCCCTACGAGCGAAAAGGCGTGTTGCTTGAAAAAACGTGGTTCGATGTGGGGGCTCGCTTTAGCCCATTCGGATCGGTTTACGTCAAATTTACCATGGAAGGAGACATTGTCTTTCCCTTACCAtgcaaatgattcaaacaacatGGTGCTTAATTATTTCACGTCCACCATGGGCACTGAATTTGAACAGACAGG GGTTGTGTATCAAAAATACTGCGAGGAAATGCACAAATTATCCTTAGTGATAATGGAATTGATGGCAATAAGTTTAGGGGTGGATCGAACATACTACACAGATTTCTTTGAAGATGCAAGATCAATAATGAGGATGAACTATTATCCACCATGTGAAGAACCACACCTAGTACTTGGAACCGGCCCGCATTGTGACCCGACTTCACTAACCGTGTTATTTCAAGATGATGTTGGTGGTCTTGAAGTCTTTGTTGATGACAAATGGCAATCCGTTGAACCTCGTGCCGATGCTCTTGTCATTAATATTGGTGACACTTTGATG GCAATGACAAATGGAATATACAAGAGCTGTTTACACAGAGCAGTAGTGAATGACAACGTGGAGAGGGTATCAATGGCATTCTTCTTGTGCCCACGTGAAGACAAATTGATTCAACCACCTAATCAAATAAGTGAACCAAGGAAGTACCCTAACTTTTCATGGTCCGATGTTATTCAGTTCACTCAGAATCATTACCGTGCCGATACCAATACTCTTCAATGCTTTACCAAGTGGAAGTTGGACACTTTGGCTTCTAATAATCCTACTACTAACCATATTGCTGCTGCCTAA